From a region of the Plodia interpunctella isolate USDA-ARS_2022_Savannah chromosome 13, ilPloInte3.2, whole genome shotgun sequence genome:
- the LOC128674704 gene encoding uncharacterized protein LOC128674704 isoform X2, with amino-acid sequence MAEADAPVSVIRETSRNRLKLNRRMHREVESDAQRSVESKSLSSDQIADIANRLKSKSKVTTAELHLLKNALIDDAKHLNVVLGTQGALRGLVREISDVRRQCAAAGCICNLALGDSKSCWTVAKATGSYLVAALDSLTVELAVTCAWAVGNVAGGGARVCQLLVSQGAGGKLAGTLRAGGERRAAALYAALRLAYQLGDELSVELLEKILEGLFKYKQQCSASSQLLFILSCHNHFENREFPEKYLQELLKSTTVSIGKHVSTCKQNRCCEIVYLFRALANFVISERICSIILNSFVDNDIFKYYPAILKSENKNLVKSLLWLLGVLYKYCDQKDVLTQIIGIS; translated from the exons ATGGCGGAGGCGGATGCACCAGTAAGTGTTATTCGAGAAACCAGTCGAAACCGTCTGAAATTGAATCGTCGAATGCACAGAGAAGTGGAGAGTGATGCCCAGCGTTCGGTAGAAAGTAAAAG cCTGTCGTCTGACCAAATAGCAGATATAGCAAATCGACTCAAAAGCAAGTCAAAAGTGACCACCGCTGAACTTCACCTGTTGAAAAATGCCCTCATAGATGATgcaaaacatttaaatgtagTCCTCGGCACACAAGGTGCCTTACGTGGGCTGGTTAGAGAGATATCAG ATGTTAGAAGACAATGTGCTGCAGCAGGGTGCATCTGCAACTTAGCGCTGGGTGACTCCAAGTCATGTTGGACGGTAGCTAAAGCTACCGGATCTTATCTTGTTGCAGCTCTCGATAGCTTGACTGTCGAGTTAGCG GTGACGTGTGCGTGGGCCGTGGGCAATgtggcgggcggcggcgcgcgcgtgTGTCAGCTGCTCGTGTCGCAGGGCGCGGGCGGCAAGCTGGCGGGGACGCTGCGCGCGGGTGGGGAGCGACGGGCGGCGGCGCTGTATGCGGCGCTGCGCCTGGCCTATCAGCTCGGAGATGAGCTGAG CGTGGAGCTCTTAGAAAAAATCTTGGAAGGCCTGTTCAAATACAAACAGCAATGCTCGGCGTCATCCCAGCTGCTGTTCATCCTCTCGTGCCACAATCACTTCGAAAATAGGGAATTTCCCGAGAAATATCTACAAGAACTACTAAAATCTACCACAGTGAGTATAGGAAAGCATGTATCTACCTGCAAACAAAACCGGTGTTGTGAAATAGTGTATCTATTTAGAGCGTTAGCAAATTTTGTGATTAGTGAAAGAATatgttcaataattttaaacagtttCGTAgacaatgatatttttaaatattatcccgcaattttaaaatctgaaaataaaaatttagttaaatccTTGTTGTGGTTATTAGGAGTGTTATATAAGTATTGTGATCAAAAAGATGTTTTAACGCAGATTATTGGAATttcatga
- the LOC128674704 gene encoding uncharacterized protein LOC128674704 isoform X1 — MAEADAPVSVIRETSRNRLKLNRRMHREVESDAQRSVESKSLSSDQIADIANRLKSKSKVTTAELHLLKNALIDDAKHLNVVLGTQGALRGLVREISGTDVRRQCAAAGCICNLALGDSKSCWTVAKATGSYLVAALDSLTVELAVTCAWAVGNVAGGGARVCQLLVSQGAGGKLAGTLRAGGERRAAALYAALRLAYQLGDELSVELLEKILEGLFKYKQQCSASSQLLFILSCHNHFENREFPEKYLQELLKSTTVSIGKHVSTCKQNRCCEIVYLFRALANFVISERICSIILNSFVDNDIFKYYPAILKSENKNLVKSLLWLLGVLYKYCDQKDVLTQIIGIS; from the exons ATGGCGGAGGCGGATGCACCAGTAAGTGTTATTCGAGAAACCAGTCGAAACCGTCTGAAATTGAATCGTCGAATGCACAGAGAAGTGGAGAGTGATGCCCAGCGTTCGGTAGAAAGTAAAAG cCTGTCGTCTGACCAAATAGCAGATATAGCAAATCGACTCAAAAGCAAGTCAAAAGTGACCACCGCTGAACTTCACCTGTTGAAAAATGCCCTCATAGATGATgcaaaacatttaaatgtagTCCTCGGCACACAAGGTGCCTTACGTGGGCTGGTTAGAGAGATATCAG GAACAGATGTTAGAAGACAATGTGCTGCAGCAGGGTGCATCTGCAACTTAGCGCTGGGTGACTCCAAGTCATGTTGGACGGTAGCTAAAGCTACCGGATCTTATCTTGTTGCAGCTCTCGATAGCTTGACTGTCGAGTTAGCG GTGACGTGTGCGTGGGCCGTGGGCAATgtggcgggcggcggcgcgcgcgtgTGTCAGCTGCTCGTGTCGCAGGGCGCGGGCGGCAAGCTGGCGGGGACGCTGCGCGCGGGTGGGGAGCGACGGGCGGCGGCGCTGTATGCGGCGCTGCGCCTGGCCTATCAGCTCGGAGATGAGCTGAG CGTGGAGCTCTTAGAAAAAATCTTGGAAGGCCTGTTCAAATACAAACAGCAATGCTCGGCGTCATCCCAGCTGCTGTTCATCCTCTCGTGCCACAATCACTTCGAAAATAGGGAATTTCCCGAGAAATATCTACAAGAACTACTAAAATCTACCACAGTGAGTATAGGAAAGCATGTATCTACCTGCAAACAAAACCGGTGTTGTGAAATAGTGTATCTATTTAGAGCGTTAGCAAATTTTGTGATTAGTGAAAGAATatgttcaataattttaaacagtttCGTAgacaatgatatttttaaatattatcccgcaattttaaaatctgaaaataaaaatttagttaaatccTTGTTGTGGTTATTAGGAGTGTTATATAAGTATTGTGATCAAAAAGATGTTTTAACGCAGATTATTGGAATttcatga
- the LOC128674701 gene encoding coiled-coil domain-containing protein 74A-like isoform X2 yields the protein MLFSARPMSGMGASRMPSLPRHFPQWSKTAILTISNSIEEENEEVKKSPPEPNGSGFIINSADAAARVAHLEHSVRFLQEQHRLMLSGLHAEIEALRERNRDLQFQLIFNKEGSPKVATTTPVSEDRGDSSEKEANLKREVSRLEREAAAARGEARAAEARALQLQTLVDAQAEKLRELDLKKCSSCQSEPQPERPSEAEESRGELRARLAEAERLVRRLRGDAERQRRELQCMKNSLHASLRASGMDGAYGYQNNYHFPPVHTPDFWREPLREDYTIVGRLGSRRPLTLPELNGQQIHRSTVYANNHTRPRANGYEHKKKPQPNGEAAIMKSPEEPTLTRITTTCTNEPKLPDRRKIDRMPIYPELRVVVTKMIPHEKASTSEARRPRKHHHRKHAPDHT from the exons ATGTTATTCAGTGCAAGGCCGATGTCCGGCATGGGAGCGTCACGAATGCCTTCTTTACCCAGGCATTTCCCACAGTGGAGCAAAACGGCAATTTTGACTATTTCCAACAGCATTGAGGAAGAAAATGAAGAG GTAAAGAAGTCACCACCAGAGCCAAACGGTAGTGGATTCATTATAAACAGTGCGGATGCCGCAGCCAGGGTTGCACATTTGGAGCATAGCGTGCGATTTCTGCAGGAACAGCATCGTCTCATGCTGAGCGGCCTTCACGCTGAAATCGAAGCGTTGAGAGAGAGGAACAGAG acCTGCAATTTCAATTGATATTCAATAAGGAAGGTTCTCCTAAGGTGGCTACAACTACGCCTGTATCAGAAGACAGAGGTGACAGTAGTgag AAAGAGGCTAACCTGAAACGTGAAGTGAGCCGCTTAGAGCGCGAGGCGGCTGCAGCTCGGGGCGAGGCGCGAGCAGCCGAAGCGCGGGCGCTGCAGCTTCAAACATTGGTCGACGCTCAGGCTGA AAAACTACGGGAACTGGATCTGAAGAAATGCAGCAGCTGCCAGTCGGAGCCGCAGCCGGAACGCCCGTCGGAGGCGGAGGAGAGCCGCGGCGAGCTGCGCGCGCGGCTGGCGGAGGCGGAGCGGCTGGTGCGGCGCCTGCGCGGCGACGCGGAGCGCCAGCGGAGAGAG TTGCAGTGTATGAAGAACTCGCTGCACGCGAGCCTGCGCGCGTCGGGCATGGACGGCGCGTACGGCTATCAGAACAACTATCACTTCCCGCCGGTACACACGCCGGATTTTTGGAGAGAGCCACTTAGAGA AGACTACACGATAGTGGGCCGCCTGGGCAGCCGGCGCCCGCTCACGCTGCCGGAACTCAATGGCCAGCAGATCCATCGCTCCACCGTGTATGCTAACA ATCATACGCGACCTCGAGCGAACGGATACGAACACAAGAAGAAACCGCAGCCCAACGGAGAAGCGGCCATCATGAAGTCGCCTGAGGAACCCACAT TAACCCGAATAACAACAACATGCACGAACGAACCTAAATTGCCGGATAGACGTAAAATAGACCGTATGCCCATATATCCAGAGTTGAGAGTTGTGGTCACTAAAATGATACCACACGAGAAGG CCTCGACGTCGGAGGCGCGGCGCCCGCGCAAGCACCACCACCGCAAGCACGCGCCAGACCACACATAA
- the LOC128674701 gene encoding uncharacterized protein LOC128674701 isoform X4 produces the protein MLFSARPMSGMGASRMPSLPRHFPQWSKTAILTISNSIEEENEEVKKSPPEPNGSGFIINSADAAARVAHLEHSVRFLQEQHRLMLSGLHAEIEALRERNRDLQFQLIFNKEGSPKVATTTPVSEDRGDSSEKEANLKREVSRLEREAAAARGEARAAEARALQLQTLVDAQAEKLRELDLKKCSSCQSEPQPERPSEAEESRGELRARLAEAERLVRRLRGDAERQRREVLAAAAGGAVTNLLFDGAAARHAHLQCMKNSLHASLRASGMDGAYGYQNNYHFPPVHTPDFWREPLREDYTIVGRLGSRRPLTLPELNGQQIHRSTVYANNHTRPRANGYEHKKKPQPNGEAAIMKSPEEPTSSTSEARRPRKHHHRKHAPDHT, from the exons ATGTTATTCAGTGCAAGGCCGATGTCCGGCATGGGAGCGTCACGAATGCCTTCTTTACCCAGGCATTTCCCACAGTGGAGCAAAACGGCAATTTTGACTATTTCCAACAGCATTGAGGAAGAAAATGAAGAG GTAAAGAAGTCACCACCAGAGCCAAACGGTAGTGGATTCATTATAAACAGTGCGGATGCCGCAGCCAGGGTTGCACATTTGGAGCATAGCGTGCGATTTCTGCAGGAACAGCATCGTCTCATGCTGAGCGGCCTTCACGCTGAAATCGAAGCGTTGAGAGAGAGGAACAGAG acCTGCAATTTCAATTGATATTCAATAAGGAAGGTTCTCCTAAGGTGGCTACAACTACGCCTGTATCAGAAGACAGAGGTGACAGTAGTgag AAAGAGGCTAACCTGAAACGTGAAGTGAGCCGCTTAGAGCGCGAGGCGGCTGCAGCTCGGGGCGAGGCGCGAGCAGCCGAAGCGCGGGCGCTGCAGCTTCAAACATTGGTCGACGCTCAGGCTGA AAAACTACGGGAACTGGATCTGAAGAAATGCAGCAGCTGCCAGTCGGAGCCGCAGCCGGAACGCCCGTCGGAGGCGGAGGAGAGCCGCGGCGAGCTGCGCGCGCGGCTGGCGGAGGCGGAGCGGCTGGTGCGGCGCCTGCGCGGCGACGCGGAGCGCCAGCGGAGAGAGGTACTCGCGGCCGCGGCGGGGGGCGCGGTCACTAACCTCTTGTTTGACGGCGCGGCCGCGCGACACGCTCAC TTGCAGTGTATGAAGAACTCGCTGCACGCGAGCCTGCGCGCGTCGGGCATGGACGGCGCGTACGGCTATCAGAACAACTATCACTTCCCGCCGGTACACACGCCGGATTTTTGGAGAGAGCCACTTAGAGA AGACTACACGATAGTGGGCCGCCTGGGCAGCCGGCGCCCGCTCACGCTGCCGGAACTCAATGGCCAGCAGATCCATCGCTCCACCGTGTATGCTAACA ATCATACGCGACCTCGAGCGAACGGATACGAACACAAGAAGAAACCGCAGCCCAACGGAGAAGCGGCCATCATGAAGTCGCCTGAGGAACCCACAT CCTCGACGTCGGAGGCGCGGCGCCCGCGCAAGCACCACCACCGCAAGCACGCGCCAGACCACACATAA
- the LOC128674701 gene encoding uncharacterized protein LOC128674701 isoform X1: MLFSARPMSGMGASRMPSLPRHFPQWSKTAILTISNSIEEENEEVKKSPPEPNGSGFIINSADAAARVAHLEHSVRFLQEQHRLMLSGLHAEIEALRERNRDLQFQLIFNKEGSPKVATTTPVSEDRGDSSEKEANLKREVSRLEREAAAARGEARAAEARALQLQTLVDAQAEKLRELDLKKCSSCQSEPQPERPSEAEESRGELRARLAEAERLVRRLRGDAERQRREVLAAAAGGAVTNLLFDGAAARHAHLQCMKNSLHASLRASGMDGAYGYQNNYHFPPVHTPDFWREPLREDYTIVGRLGSRRPLTLPELNGQQIHRSTVYANNHTRPRANGYEHKKKPQPNGEAAIMKSPEEPTLTRITTTCTNEPKLPDRRKIDRMPIYPELRVVVTKMIPHEKASTSEARRPRKHHHRKHAPDHT, from the exons ATGTTATTCAGTGCAAGGCCGATGTCCGGCATGGGAGCGTCACGAATGCCTTCTTTACCCAGGCATTTCCCACAGTGGAGCAAAACGGCAATTTTGACTATTTCCAACAGCATTGAGGAAGAAAATGAAGAG GTAAAGAAGTCACCACCAGAGCCAAACGGTAGTGGATTCATTATAAACAGTGCGGATGCCGCAGCCAGGGTTGCACATTTGGAGCATAGCGTGCGATTTCTGCAGGAACAGCATCGTCTCATGCTGAGCGGCCTTCACGCTGAAATCGAAGCGTTGAGAGAGAGGAACAGAG acCTGCAATTTCAATTGATATTCAATAAGGAAGGTTCTCCTAAGGTGGCTACAACTACGCCTGTATCAGAAGACAGAGGTGACAGTAGTgag AAAGAGGCTAACCTGAAACGTGAAGTGAGCCGCTTAGAGCGCGAGGCGGCTGCAGCTCGGGGCGAGGCGCGAGCAGCCGAAGCGCGGGCGCTGCAGCTTCAAACATTGGTCGACGCTCAGGCTGA AAAACTACGGGAACTGGATCTGAAGAAATGCAGCAGCTGCCAGTCGGAGCCGCAGCCGGAACGCCCGTCGGAGGCGGAGGAGAGCCGCGGCGAGCTGCGCGCGCGGCTGGCGGAGGCGGAGCGGCTGGTGCGGCGCCTGCGCGGCGACGCGGAGCGCCAGCGGAGAGAGGTACTCGCGGCCGCGGCGGGGGGCGCGGTCACTAACCTCTTGTTTGACGGCGCGGCCGCGCGACACGCTCAC TTGCAGTGTATGAAGAACTCGCTGCACGCGAGCCTGCGCGCGTCGGGCATGGACGGCGCGTACGGCTATCAGAACAACTATCACTTCCCGCCGGTACACACGCCGGATTTTTGGAGAGAGCCACTTAGAGA AGACTACACGATAGTGGGCCGCCTGGGCAGCCGGCGCCCGCTCACGCTGCCGGAACTCAATGGCCAGCAGATCCATCGCTCCACCGTGTATGCTAACA ATCATACGCGACCTCGAGCGAACGGATACGAACACAAGAAGAAACCGCAGCCCAACGGAGAAGCGGCCATCATGAAGTCGCCTGAGGAACCCACAT TAACCCGAATAACAACAACATGCACGAACGAACCTAAATTGCCGGATAGACGTAAAATAGACCGTATGCCCATATATCCAGAGTTGAGAGTTGTGGTCACTAAAATGATACCACACGAGAAGG CCTCGACGTCGGAGGCGCGGCGCCCGCGCAAGCACCACCACCGCAAGCACGCGCCAGACCACACATAA
- the LOC128674701 gene encoding uncharacterized protein LOC128674701 isoform X3: MASKVLVPAAPFAKLQVKKSPPEPNGSGFIINSADAAARVAHLEHSVRFLQEQHRLMLSGLHAEIEALRERNRDLQFQLIFNKEGSPKVATTTPVSEDRGDSSEKEANLKREVSRLEREAAAARGEARAAEARALQLQTLVDAQAEKLRELDLKKCSSCQSEPQPERPSEAEESRGELRARLAEAERLVRRLRGDAERQRREVLAAAAGGAVTNLLFDGAAARHAHLQCMKNSLHASLRASGMDGAYGYQNNYHFPPVHTPDFWREPLREDYTIVGRLGSRRPLTLPELNGQQIHRSTVYANNHTRPRANGYEHKKKPQPNGEAAIMKSPEEPTLTRITTTCTNEPKLPDRRKIDRMPIYPELRVVVTKMIPHEKASTSEARRPRKHHHRKHAPDHT; encoded by the exons ATGGCATCAAAAGTGCTTGTGCCGGCTGCTCCTTTTGCCAAATTGCAA GTAAAGAAGTCACCACCAGAGCCAAACGGTAGTGGATTCATTATAAACAGTGCGGATGCCGCAGCCAGGGTTGCACATTTGGAGCATAGCGTGCGATTTCTGCAGGAACAGCATCGTCTCATGCTGAGCGGCCTTCACGCTGAAATCGAAGCGTTGAGAGAGAGGAACAGAG acCTGCAATTTCAATTGATATTCAATAAGGAAGGTTCTCCTAAGGTGGCTACAACTACGCCTGTATCAGAAGACAGAGGTGACAGTAGTgag AAAGAGGCTAACCTGAAACGTGAAGTGAGCCGCTTAGAGCGCGAGGCGGCTGCAGCTCGGGGCGAGGCGCGAGCAGCCGAAGCGCGGGCGCTGCAGCTTCAAACATTGGTCGACGCTCAGGCTGA AAAACTACGGGAACTGGATCTGAAGAAATGCAGCAGCTGCCAGTCGGAGCCGCAGCCGGAACGCCCGTCGGAGGCGGAGGAGAGCCGCGGCGAGCTGCGCGCGCGGCTGGCGGAGGCGGAGCGGCTGGTGCGGCGCCTGCGCGGCGACGCGGAGCGCCAGCGGAGAGAGGTACTCGCGGCCGCGGCGGGGGGCGCGGTCACTAACCTCTTGTTTGACGGCGCGGCCGCGCGACACGCTCAC TTGCAGTGTATGAAGAACTCGCTGCACGCGAGCCTGCGCGCGTCGGGCATGGACGGCGCGTACGGCTATCAGAACAACTATCACTTCCCGCCGGTACACACGCCGGATTTTTGGAGAGAGCCACTTAGAGA AGACTACACGATAGTGGGCCGCCTGGGCAGCCGGCGCCCGCTCACGCTGCCGGAACTCAATGGCCAGCAGATCCATCGCTCCACCGTGTATGCTAACA ATCATACGCGACCTCGAGCGAACGGATACGAACACAAGAAGAAACCGCAGCCCAACGGAGAAGCGGCCATCATGAAGTCGCCTGAGGAACCCACAT TAACCCGAATAACAACAACATGCACGAACGAACCTAAATTGCCGGATAGACGTAAAATAGACCGTATGCCCATATATCCAGAGTTGAGAGTTGTGGTCACTAAAATGATACCACACGAGAAGG CCTCGACGTCGGAGGCGCGGCGCCCGCGCAAGCACCACCACCGCAAGCACGCGCCAGACCACACATAA